Proteins encoded in a region of the Methylosinus trichosporium OB3b genome:
- a CDS encoding outer membrane protein, whose protein sequence is MGRSRALFTAAALIIGATSGAAAADLLPPAPMVAAPPPAADYGGWYLRGDGGVGINQISNLRSTFDPTKVVPAPLFESYSIGDSAFIGTGVGYQFNSWLRADITGEYRTASTYRATQSYTNLWNDLCGGAVGGRCHDLYNAQHRAAVFLANGYVDLGTWYGITPYVGGGVGFAVNFLQNMTDNGPETGGFGSATNRTQTNFAWAAMAGLGYNVTQNLKLEVGYRYLDMGRIKSNVIGCPVDCAGERQSFDLAAHDIRLGFRYALGGPSFAPMMAPAPGPLIRKY, encoded by the coding sequence ATGGGCAGATCGAGAGCCCTGTTCACAGCGGCCGCGCTAATCATCGGCGCAACTTCGGGCGCAGCCGCCGCCGACCTGCTTCCTCCGGCGCCGATGGTCGCTGCGCCGCCGCCGGCGGCCGATTACGGCGGATGGTATCTGCGCGGCGACGGCGGCGTCGGGATCAATCAGATCTCCAATCTCCGCTCGACCTTCGATCCGACCAAGGTCGTTCCCGCCCCGCTGTTCGAATCCTATTCGATCGGCGACAGCGCCTTCATCGGCACCGGCGTCGGCTATCAGTTCAACAGCTGGCTGCGCGCCGACATCACCGGCGAATATCGCACCGCCTCGACCTACCGCGCGACGCAGAGCTACACGAATCTCTGGAATGATCTCTGCGGCGGCGCCGTCGGCGGGCGCTGCCACGATCTCTACAACGCGCAGCATCGCGCCGCCGTCTTCCTGGCCAATGGCTATGTCGATCTCGGCACTTGGTATGGGATCACGCCCTATGTCGGCGGCGGCGTCGGCTTCGCCGTGAACTTCCTGCAGAACATGACCGACAACGGCCCCGAAACCGGCGGCTTCGGCTCCGCCACCAACCGCACCCAGACCAATTTCGCCTGGGCCGCCATGGCGGGCCTCGGCTATAATGTGACGCAGAATCTGAAGCTCGAGGTCGGCTATCGCTATCTCGACATGGGCCGCATCAAATCCAATGTCATCGGCTGCCCGGTCGACTGCGCGGGCGAGCGCCAGAGCTTCGATCTCGCCGCGCACGACATCCGCCTCGGCTTCCGCTACGCTCTCGGCGGCCCGAGCTTCGCGCCGATGATGGCCCCGGCGCCCGGTCCGCTGATCCGCAAATACTGA